A section of the Roseomonas marmotae genome encodes:
- a CDS encoding aspartate-semialdehyde dehydrogenase: MSTTLEPAAEATFRQVEVANPVVAIVGATGAVGVELLHCLEARGFPLSRLKLLASPRSAGKTLSFRGQELVVEALDEASFEGVDIALFSAGSGISKRYAAVAVKAGAVVVDNSSAFRMEPGVPLVVPEVNAGALAGHRGIIANPNCVAAIATVALAPLHRAHPIRRLTAATYQAASGAGAAAMEELRESTAAYLRGESFEPKVLPHPYAFNLFSHNADMDVGSGYNGEETKVVAETRRILGAEALPIGITCIRVPVLRAHAMALTVEFDEVVTPEAARALLAQAPGLRLVDDREKNHFPMPSEASGTDDVLVGRIRTDLGDPSGRSLALFVAGDQLLKGAALNAVQIAELLLKR, from the coding sequence ATGAGCACCACCCTTGAACCCGCCGCCGAGGCGACCTTCCGCCAGGTGGAAGTCGCCAACCCCGTCGTCGCCATCGTCGGGGCCACCGGCGCCGTGGGCGTCGAGCTGCTGCATTGCCTGGAAGCGCGCGGCTTCCCGCTTTCCCGCCTGAAGCTGCTGGCCTCGCCGCGCTCAGCCGGCAAGACGCTGTCCTTCCGGGGCCAGGAGCTGGTGGTCGAGGCGCTGGACGAGGCGAGCTTCGAGGGCGTGGATATCGCGCTCTTCTCCGCCGGTTCCGGCATCTCCAAGCGTTATGCGGCGGTGGCGGTGAAGGCGGGCGCGGTGGTGGTGGACAATTCCTCCGCCTTCCGCATGGAGCCCGGCGTGCCGCTGGTGGTGCCCGAGGTGAACGCGGGGGCGCTGGCGGGCCATCGTGGCATCATTGCCAACCCCAACTGCGTCGCCGCCATCGCCACCGTGGCCCTGGCGCCGCTGCACCGCGCCCACCCGATCCGCCGCCTGACCGCCGCCACCTATCAGGCGGCCTCCGGCGCCGGCGCGGCCGCGATGGAAGAGCTGCGGGAATCCACCGCCGCCTATCTGCGCGGTGAGAGCTTCGAGCCGAAGGTGCTGCCGCACCCCTATGCCTTCAACCTCTTCAGCCACAACGCCGACATGGATGTCGGGAGCGGCTACAACGGGGAGGAGACCAAGGTGGTGGCGGAGACCCGCCGCATCCTGGGCGCGGAGGCACTGCCCATCGGCATCACCTGCATCCGCGTGCCGGTACTGCGCGCCCATGCCATGGCGCTGACGGTAGAATTCGACGAGGTGGTGACGCCGGAAGCGGCCCGCGCCCTGTTGGCCCAGGCCCCCGGCCTGCGGCTGGTGGACGACCGGGAGAAGAACCACTTCCCGATGCCATCCGAGGCGAGCGGCACCGACGATGTTCTGGTGGGCCGCATCCGCACCGATCTCGGCGACCCCTCCGGCCGCTCGCTGGCGCTGTTTGTCGCCGGCGACCAGCTGCTGAAGGGTGCGGCGCTGAATGCCGTGCAGATCGCCGAGCTGCTGCTGAAGCGGTAA
- a CDS encoding tautomerase family protein has protein sequence MPEIMVFAAEGRTVEQKRGLVRDLTDAMVKNFGVPADSVTVQIVESPKDSKAKGGVLFSDR, from the coding sequence ATGCCTGAGATCATGGTCTTTGCCGCCGAAGGGCGGACGGTGGAGCAGAAGCGTGGGCTGGTCCGCGACCTGACCGATGCCATGGTGAAGAATTTCGGTGTCCCGGCGGATTCCGTGACCGTGCAGATCGTGGAATCCCCGAAGGACTCCAAGGCCAAGGGCGGCGTGCTCTTCAGCGACCGCTGA
- a CDS encoding RidA family protein: MAKRDAIFPPGRQALYEKHRYSAAIRSGDLLFVSGQVGSREDGSPEPDFAKQVQLAFDRLDTVLKAAGCSFDDVVDVTTFHTDPEAQFETVMAVRDKVIGAPPYPNWTALGVNWLAGFDFEIKVIARIPQAA, translated from the coding sequence ATGGCCAAGCGTGACGCGATCTTCCCACCCGGTCGTCAGGCGCTTTACGAGAAGCACCGCTATTCCGCGGCGATCCGCTCGGGCGACCTGCTTTTCGTCTCCGGTCAGGTCGGCAGCCGCGAGGACGGCTCGCCCGAGCCTGATTTCGCCAAGCAGGTGCAGTTGGCCTTTGACCGGCTGGACACCGTACTGAAGGCCGCGGGTTGCAGCTTCGATGACGTGGTCGATGTGACGACCTTCCATACCGACCCAGAGGCACAATTCGAGACCGTGATGGCCGTGCGTGACAAGGTGATCGGCGCACCCCCCTATCCCAACTGGACCGCGCTGGGCGTGAACTGGCTCGCCGGCTTCGACTTCGAGATCAAGGTGATCGCGCGCATACCACAGGCCGCCTGA
- a CDS encoding TetR/AcrR family transcriptional regulator, whose protein sequence is MMEETRAKLIRAARQAFAEKGYAAASMDDLTAAAGLTRGALYHNFGDKKGLLRAVIDQLDAEMVAKARAARDQAETPWLGFLAEGVAYIELALEPEIQRIMLLDGPAVLGDPSQWPGQNACLRTTTETIQALIDAGTVWPVDAEAAARLINGAALNAALWIAAADDPGAVLPKATEAFRHLASGLLKTRG, encoded by the coding sequence ATGATGGAAGAGACCCGGGCCAAGTTGATCCGGGCTGCGCGGCAGGCCTTTGCGGAAAAGGGCTACGCGGCGGCATCCATGGATGACCTGACCGCTGCGGCCGGGCTGACACGGGGGGCGCTCTATCACAACTTCGGCGACAAGAAGGGCCTGCTGCGCGCCGTCATCGACCAGCTCGACGCGGAGATGGTGGCAAAGGCACGGGCGGCGCGGGATCAGGCTGAGACGCCGTGGCTCGGCTTCCTGGCGGAGGGCGTGGCTTACATCGAGCTAGCGCTGGAGCCGGAGATCCAGCGGATCATGCTGCTGGACGGGCCGGCCGTGTTGGGCGATCCCTCGCAATGGCCGGGCCAGAACGCCTGCCTCCGAACGACGACGGAGACGATCCAGGCGCTGATCGATGCCGGAACGGTGTGGCCGGTGGATGCCGAGGCCGCCGCCCGCCTGATCAACGGGGCAGCGCTGAACGCCGCGCTCTGGATCGCCGCCGCCGATGACCCCGGGGCCGTTCTCCCCAAGGCTACCGAAGCCTTCCGGCATCTCGCATCCGGCCTGCTGAAAACCAGGGGCTGA
- a CDS encoding sulfite exporter TauE/SafE family protein — translation MFLVDLPPLPALLATLGAALMAGLARGFSGFGSALIFIPLASAALGPKLAAPLLLLVDNVTTLPLLPSAWRRADRAQVAALAGGAVLGAPFGTWLLLQADPVLLRWGICLLALGMLGLLASGWRYHGRPALPLSLMVGAGSGLCSGASQLGGPPVVAYWLGGAIPAAQVRANLVLFFAASGVISAAAYLLGGLLGAEAALLALMVSPLYALGVWGGSRMFGRASEAGFRRACFWLIGLAAVLGLPLWDRLR, via the coding sequence ATGTTCCTTGTCGACCTGCCGCCCCTCCCCGCCCTGCTGGCCACGCTGGGGGCCGCGCTGATGGCCGGGCTGGCGCGCGGCTTCTCGGGCTTCGGCTCGGCGCTGATCTTCATCCCGCTGGCCAGCGCGGCGCTGGGGCCGAAGCTGGCGGCGCCGCTGCTGCTGCTGGTGGACAATGTCACCACCCTTCCCCTGCTGCCCTCCGCCTGGCGCCGGGCGGACCGTGCGCAGGTGGCGGCCCTGGCCGGCGGCGCCGTCCTCGGCGCCCCCTTCGGCACCTGGCTGCTGCTCCAGGCCGACCCGGTGCTGCTGCGCTGGGGTATCTGCCTCCTGGCGCTGGGCATGCTCGGGCTGCTGGCCTCCGGCTGGCGCTACCACGGGCGCCCGGCGCTGCCGCTCTCGCTGATGGTGGGGGCGGGCTCCGGGCTCTGCTCGGGCGCGTCGCAATTGGGCGGGCCGCCGGTGGTGGCCTATTGGCTGGGCGGTGCCATCCCTGCGGCGCAGGTACGCGCCAACCTCGTGCTCTTCTTCGCGGCCAGCGGTGTGATCAGCGCCGCCGCCTATCTGCTGGGCGGGCTGCTGGGGGCGGAGGCCGCCTTGCTCGCCCTGATGGTGTCACCGCTCTACGCCCTGGGCGTGTGGGGCGGCAGCAGAATGTTCGGCCGCGCCAGCGAGGCCGGCTTCCGCCGCGCCTGCTTCTGGCTGATCGGGCTCGCGGCGGTGCTGGGGCTGCCGCTCTGGGACCGGCTGCGCTAG
- a CDS encoding heavy metal translocating P-type ATPase, with product MRGYLLLGWVLAGLAAGGVLAFLGNPLAAWIWSAAAAPVALHVGLNVVRALIGGRLGVDVIALAAILGALALEEAAAAAVIALMVSGGEALEAWAEGRATRALTDLVARAPRRAARIQGEAIEEIDVSAIRPGDLLLVRPGDTVPTDGLLADALAVLDESMLTGESRPVEIPQGGALRSGAVNAGGAFRLRAGRDAASSSYAAILRLTQQAAAARAPLTRLADQWALGFVAFTAVFSLAAWALTGDPVRALSVLVVATPCPLILAAPVALVAGIGRAARRGIVVKGGGALERLARVRTVLFDKTGTLTPGQPRLAAEDADPRIGRDAALRLAAALAQGSTHPVSAALVAAAASRGIGLPVPEAVTEVAGGGVSGVVEGRRLLLGSEGFLRRSGVEPQAGFGINAQVATAAASVAWLAVDGQAAAAFVMADGVRPEAPRTIRQLRALGVRRIVMLTGDRVAAAAPIGRVLRLDEVRAGQEPADKIANVRAEAAKAPTAMVGDGVNDAPALAAADVGIAMGATGTAAASEAGDAVLLVDRVDRVPEAIAIAMRSRRIALQAIALGMGFSGLAMGAAAAGWLTPLAGAVVQEAIDVFAILYALTALRPGAGEVAPAAFPAGTGLAERLREHAGLRQLTSSLREAAEAVGTRPDILPALTALEQKLRQELLPHQDAEERTLFPEAAQRLGGRDPMAPLIRMHAEIEGLVDQLGMLLRIAARDHGGQALPELRRTLFALEALLSLHLVLEEGMLEGLSDDSMAA from the coding sequence ATGCGCGGTTACCTCCTCCTCGGCTGGGTGCTCGCGGGGCTGGCCGCCGGCGGCGTGCTGGCCTTCCTGGGCAATCCCCTGGCAGCCTGGATCTGGTCCGCCGCCGCCGCCCCGGTGGCGCTGCATGTCGGCCTCAATGTCGTCCGCGCCCTGATCGGTGGCCGGCTGGGCGTCGATGTCATCGCCCTCGCCGCCATCCTGGGCGCCCTGGCACTGGAAGAAGCCGCGGCGGCAGCCGTCATCGCCCTGATGGTCTCCGGCGGCGAGGCGCTGGAAGCCTGGGCCGAGGGCCGCGCGACGCGGGCCCTGACGGACCTGGTGGCGCGCGCCCCGCGCCGCGCCGCGCGCATCCAGGGCGAGGCTATCGAGGAGATCGATGTCTCGGCCATCCGCCCTGGCGACCTGCTGCTGGTCCGGCCGGGCGACACCGTGCCAACGGACGGCCTGCTGGCGGACGCCCTCGCCGTGCTGGATGAGAGCATGCTGACCGGCGAATCGCGCCCGGTGGAAATCCCGCAGGGCGGCGCGCTCCGCAGCGGCGCGGTCAATGCGGGCGGCGCCTTCAGGCTGCGGGCCGGGCGGGACGCGGCATCCAGCTCCTACGCCGCCATCCTGCGCCTGACGCAGCAGGCGGCGGCGGCCCGCGCGCCGCTGACCCGGCTGGCGGACCAATGGGCGCTGGGCTTCGTCGCCTTCACCGCCGTCTTCTCCCTCGCGGCCTGGGCCCTGACCGGGGACCCCGTGCGGGCGCTGTCGGTTCTGGTGGTGGCCACCCCCTGCCCGCTGATCCTGGCCGCCCCCGTGGCGCTGGTGGCGGGTATCGGGCGGGCGGCGCGGCGCGGCATCGTGGTGAAGGGCGGTGGCGCGCTGGAGCGGCTGGCGCGCGTCCGCACCGTGCTGTTCGACAAGACCGGCACCCTGACCCCGGGCCAGCCGCGCCTGGCGGCCGAGGATGCCGACCCGCGCATCGGCCGCGATGCGGCCCTGCGCCTGGCGGCCGCGCTGGCGCAGGGCTCCACCCATCCCGTCTCCGCCGCCCTGGTGGCGGCAGCGGCATCGCGCGGCATCGGGCTGCCGGTGCCCGAGGCCGTCACAGAGGTGGCAGGCGGCGGCGTCTCCGGCGTGGTCGAGGGCCGCAGGCTGCTGCTCGGGTCCGAAGGCTTCCTGCGCAGGTCGGGGGTGGAGCCGCAGGCCGGCTTCGGCATCAATGCGCAGGTGGCGACGGCAGCGGCCTCGGTTGCCTGGCTGGCCGTGGATGGCCAGGCGGCGGCCGCCTTCGTCATGGCGGACGGCGTGCGCCCGGAGGCGCCGCGCACCATCCGGCAACTGCGCGCGCTGGGCGTGCGGCGGATCGTCATGCTCACCGGCGACCGCGTGGCGGCGGCGGCGCCGATCGGGCGCGTGCTGCGCCTCGACGAGGTGCGGGCGGGGCAGGAGCCGGCCGACAAGATTGCCAATGTGCGGGCCGAGGCGGCGAAGGCACCGACGGCAATGGTGGGCGACGGAGTCAACGACGCACCCGCGCTGGCCGCCGCCGATGTGGGCATCGCCATGGGCGCCACCGGCACCGCCGCGGCATCGGAGGCGGGGGATGCCGTACTGCTGGTCGACCGCGTTGACCGGGTGCCGGAGGCCATCGCCATCGCCATGCGCTCACGCCGCATCGCCTTGCAGGCGATCGCGCTCGGCATGGGCTTCTCCGGCCTGGCGATGGGCGCGGCCGCCGCCGGCTGGCTGACGCCGCTGGCCGGGGCGGTGGTTCAGGAAGCCATCGACGTCTTCGCCATCCTCTATGCCCTCACGGCGCTGCGGCCAGGGGCGGGGGAAGTGGCGCCGGCCGCCTTTCCGGCCGGCACCGGCCTGGCGGAGCGGCTGCGGGAACATGCCGGTCTTCGGCAACTGACCAGCAGCCTGCGGGAAGCGGCCGAGGCCGTCGGCACGCGCCCGGACATCCTGCCGGCGCTCACGGCGCTGGAACAGAAGCTGCGGCAGGAATTGCTGCCGCACCAGGATGCAGAGGAGCGGACCCTCTTCCCCGAGGCCGCGCAGCGGCTGGGCGGGCGCGACCCGATGGCGCCGCTGATCCGCATGCATGCGGAGATCGAGGGGCTGGTGGATCAGCTGGGGATGCTGCTGCGGATAGCCGCTCGGGATCATGGGGGGCAGGCCCTGCCTGAGTTGCGCCGCACCCTCTTCGCCCTGGAGGCGCTTCTGAGCCTGCACCTGGTGCTGGAGGAAGGGATGCTGGAGGGGCTGTCGGACGACAGCATGGCGGCATAG
- the dgt gene encoding dGTP triphosphohydrolase: protein MDWGALFNTGRFPDRPARDDPARNPFQIDQDRIVFSRPFRRLQQKTQVHTMIGNAHVRNRLVHTLEVASIGRSIGFGVGAALREELAAAGRTPDDLGYLVQAVCLAHDIGNPPFGHAGEEVIATFMTEWLEGTGRKAGLLLDEDLRFFDGNAQGFRILTRSDGYRERGGLRLTFASLGAFVKYPWAATDPRAARRGTAGVKFNRFETEAGGFDAVLRECGMAGPLPRHPAVWLMEAADDITYGLADMEDAVELEIVPFRTYRDLVMPLTDITAARLEEEDGIPQKIALLRSAAAGRLIGAVRDAFCARQAGFLAGTISAGQGLTDMLPPELDEPFRALASANSDTLYMHPRKVQFEIGARDVLEKTLGVFLEASLAFVQAGGEPERLPLRARQALTLMQDYHPRPGFSASETIRCAIDFVAGMTDNYAANLAARLRGL, encoded by the coding sequence ATGGACTGGGGCGCGCTGTTCAATACCGGGCGCTTCCCGGACCGGCCGGCACGGGACGACCCCGCGCGCAACCCCTTCCAGATCGACCAGGACCGCATCGTCTTCAGCCGCCCCTTCCGGCGCCTGCAGCAGAAGACGCAGGTCCATACCATGATCGGCAACGCCCATGTGCGGAACCGGCTGGTGCATACGCTGGAAGTCGCCTCGATCGGCCGTTCCATCGGCTTCGGCGTCGGTGCCGCGCTGCGGGAGGAGCTGGCCGCGGCCGGCCGCACGCCGGACGATCTCGGCTATCTCGTGCAGGCCGTCTGCCTCGCGCATGACATCGGCAACCCGCCCTTCGGCCATGCGGGCGAGGAGGTGATCGCCACCTTCATGACTGAATGGCTGGAGGGGACAGGGCGCAAGGCCGGCCTGCTGCTGGACGAGGACCTGCGCTTCTTCGACGGCAATGCCCAGGGCTTCCGCATCCTGACGCGCTCGGACGGCTACCGGGAGCGGGGCGGGCTGCGGCTGACCTTCGCCAGCCTGGGCGCCTTCGTGAAGTATCCCTGGGCCGCCACCGACCCGCGCGCCGCCCGGCGCGGCACGGCCGGCGTCAAGTTCAACCGCTTCGAGACGGAGGCCGGGGGCTTCGATGCCGTGCTGCGCGAATGCGGCATGGCCGGCCCCCTGCCCCGCCACCCTGCCGTCTGGCTGATGGAGGCGGCGGACGACATCACCTATGGCCTCGCGGATATGGAGGATGCGGTCGAGCTGGAGATCGTGCCCTTCCGCACCTACCGCGACCTCGTCATGCCGCTGACCGACATCACCGCCGCGAGGCTGGAGGAGGAGGACGGCATCCCGCAGAAGATCGCCCTGCTGCGCTCGGCCGCCGCCGGGCGATTGATCGGCGCGGTGCGGGATGCCTTCTGTGCGCGGCAGGCCGGGTTCCTGGCCGGCACTATCTCCGCCGGGCAGGGGCTGACGGACATGCTGCCGCCGGAGCTGGACGAACCCTTCCGGGCCCTGGCCAGCGCCAATAGCGACACGCTCTACATGCATCCGCGCAAGGTGCAGTTCGAGATCGGTGCGCGGGACGTGCTGGAGAAGACGCTGGGCGTCTTCCTGGAGGCCAGCCTCGCCTTCGTGCAGGCGGGGGGAGAACCGGAGAGGCTGCCGCTGCGCGCCCGGCAGGCGCTAACGCTGATGCAGGACTACCACCCCCGCCCCGGCTTCTCCGCCAGCGAGACCATCCGCTGCGCCATCGATTTCGTCGCGGGCATGACGGACAACTACGCCGCCAATCTGGCGGCGCGGCTGCGCGGGCTCTGA
- the rfaE1 gene encoding D-glycero-beta-D-manno-heptose-7-phosphate kinase has product MQGTLPPADPASPADRAPFPAADTPGPDLAEAVRQLKRASVLVVGDAMLDRYVYGQVKRISPEAPVPILGVEREVAMPGGAGNVVRNLTALGAAVAFLSVVGDDQAGSDLTGLIGGQPGVEPWLLVQGGRATTSKTRFIANGQQIMRADHEIARPIHERLADRLVRIAADTVAATSVMVLSDYNKGVLCTDVPARLIAAARAAGRRVVVDPKGLDYGRYAGADIITPNRAELAQATGMPVDTEEEIVAAARHLRDAHGFGAVLVTRSEDGMTLLEGDELHHFPAEAPEVHDVSGAGDTVVAVLAAGVAAGLALPVAARLANIAGGLVVGKVGTAVARENDLLEALTPERGTLRKVMRRASAAEQVERWRQRGWRVGFTNGCFDLLHPGHVHLLEQARSWCDRLVVGLNADSSVKRLKGPSRPIQQEAARAAVLASLSTVDLVTIFEEDTPVELIRLLRPDVLVKGADYTVDQVVGGDLVQEWGGVVKLAELLPGNSTTATVARIRG; this is encoded by the coding sequence ATGCAAGGCACCTTGCCCCCTGCGGACCCGGCAAGCCCGGCGGATCGCGCGCCCTTCCCCGCAGCCGACACCCCTGGCCCAGACCTGGCCGAAGCGGTGCGGCAGCTTAAGCGCGCCTCCGTTCTGGTGGTCGGCGACGCCATGCTCGACCGCTACGTCTACGGTCAGGTGAAGCGTATCAGCCCCGAGGCCCCCGTGCCTATCCTGGGGGTGGAGCGCGAGGTCGCCATGCCCGGCGGCGCCGGCAATGTGGTACGCAACCTGACAGCCCTGGGCGCGGCGGTGGCCTTCCTCTCCGTGGTGGGCGACGACCAGGCCGGCAGCGACCTGACCGGGCTGATCGGCGGCCAGCCGGGGGTGGAGCCCTGGCTGCTGGTGCAGGGTGGCCGCGCCACCACCAGCAAAACCCGCTTCATCGCCAATGGCCAGCAGATCATGCGGGCCGACCACGAGATCGCCCGCCCGATCCATGAGCGGCTGGCCGACCGGCTGGTGCGTATCGCCGCCGACACCGTCGCGGCCACCAGCGTCATGGTGCTGTCCGACTACAACAAAGGCGTGCTCTGCACCGATGTGCCGGCGCGGCTGATCGCCGCCGCCCGCGCCGCCGGCCGGCGCGTGGTGGTTGACCCGAAGGGGCTGGATTACGGCCGCTATGCCGGCGCCGACATCATCACCCCCAACCGCGCCGAGCTGGCCCAGGCCACCGGCATGCCGGTGGATACGGAGGAGGAGATCGTCGCCGCCGCCCGCCACCTGCGCGATGCCCATGGCTTCGGCGCCGTGCTGGTGACGCGCAGCGAGGACGGCATGACGCTGCTGGAAGGGGATGAGCTGCATCATTTCCCCGCCGAGGCGCCGGAAGTGCATGACGTCTCCGGCGCGGGCGATACCGTGGTGGCCGTGCTGGCGGCCGGCGTCGCGGCCGGGCTGGCGCTGCCGGTGGCCGCGCGGCTGGCGAATATCGCCGGCGGACTGGTAGTCGGGAAGGTCGGCACCGCCGTGGCGCGGGAGAACGACCTGCTGGAAGCCCTGACGCCCGAGCGCGGCACGCTGCGGAAGGTGATGCGCCGCGCCTCCGCCGCCGAGCAGGTGGAGCGCTGGCGCCAGCGCGGCTGGCGTGTCGGCTTCACCAATGGCTGCTTCGACCTGCTGCATCCCGGCCATGTGCATCTGCTGGAACAGGCGCGCAGCTGGTGCGACCGGCTGGTGGTGGGGCTGAACGCCGATTCCTCGGTCAAGCGCCTGAAGGGCCCGAGCCGACCGATCCAGCAGGAGGCGGCGCGCGCCGCCGTGCTGGCCTCCCTCTCCACCGTCGACCTCGTGACCATCTTCGAGGAGGACACGCCGGTCGAGCTGATCCGCCTGCTGCGGCCGGATGTGCTGGTGAAGGGCGCCGATTATACCGTCGATCAGGTAGTGGGCGGCGATCTCGTGCAGGAATGGGGCGGGGTGGTGAAGCTGGCGGAGTTGCTGCCGGGCAATTCCACCACCGCCACCGTGGCCCGTATCCGCGGCTAG
- a CDS encoding metallophosphoesterase family protein: MSSLSLPCAAPGRLPPGLRVYAIGDVHGCAGQLARLHDLIAADWAAMPARKAAVVHLGDYVDRGPDSPGVLRRIAGPAPIPGAESVALRGNHEAMMLDALAPSASPEARALWQINGGRATLAAYGGTVPDRDLEILRGLALSWRAGDYLFVHAGIVPGKPLDEQAEMDLLWIREPFLSWTGPLGMVVVHGHTPVPAPVIRPNRIGIDTGAVGGGPLTCLVLEDDRLRFLQAR, from the coding sequence ATGTCCTCCCTGTCCCTCCCCTGCGCGGCACCGGGCCGCCTGCCCCCGGGCCTGCGCGTCTACGCCATTGGCGACGTGCATGGCTGCGCCGGCCAGCTGGCCCGGCTGCACGATCTTATCGCCGCGGACTGGGCGGCCATGCCGGCGCGGAAGGCTGCCGTGGTGCATCTGGGTGACTACGTGGACAGGGGGCCGGACAGTCCGGGCGTGCTGCGGCGTATCGCCGGGCCAGCGCCGATCCCCGGCGCCGAATCGGTCGCGCTGCGCGGCAATCATGAAGCGATGATGCTGGATGCCCTGGCGCCCAGCGCCTCGCCGGAGGCCCGGGCGCTCTGGCAGATCAATGGAGGCCGCGCCACCCTTGCCGCCTATGGCGGCACGGTGCCGGATCGGGACCTGGAGATCCTGCGCGGCCTCGCCCTCTCCTGGCGGGCCGGGGATTATCTTTTCGTCCATGCCGGCATTGTCCCCGGCAAACCCCTGGATGAGCAGGCGGAGATGGATCTTCTCTGGATCCGTGAGCCCTTCCTCTCCTGGACCGGGCCGCTCGGCATGGTGGTGGTGCATGGGCATACGCCCGTGCCGGCCCCGGTGATACGGCCGAATCGGATCGGCATCGACACCGGCGCGGTGGGGGGCGGCCCCCTGACCTGCCTGGTGCTGGAGGATGACAGGCTCCGCTTCCTCCAGGCCCGCTGA
- a CDS encoding histidine phosphatase family protein, with product MHKTRFFLIRHAIVEPSARAVMYGDMDVSICAISLAQDVAAYRWLATRLPAGARWFTTPLSRTQATAAAIFAAGLPPVGLEVEPRFVEQHLGEWQGMTHEEFTALLTEPPHPFWPHSAGERPPGGESLADVIGRVGPALEDMAEQMPGQDIVIIAHGGSIRAAVAHAMRLDPHQAFQLSVKNLSLTRLERHGADWRVASINEEPPLTVP from the coding sequence GTGCATAAGACCCGCTTCTTCCTGATCCGCCACGCCATCGTCGAACCCTCGGCGAGGGCCGTGATGTATGGCGACATGGATGTCTCCATCTGCGCCATCTCCCTGGCGCAGGATGTCGCCGCCTATCGCTGGCTGGCCACGCGGCTGCCGGCCGGGGCGCGCTGGTTCACTACCCCGCTCTCCCGCACCCAGGCCACCGCCGCCGCGATCTTCGCGGCCGGCCTGCCGCCGGTGGGGCTGGAGGTGGAGCCGCGCTTCGTCGAGCAGCATCTGGGCGAATGGCAGGGCATGACGCATGAGGAGTTCACCGCCCTCCTGACCGAGCCGCCGCATCCCTTCTGGCCCCATTCCGCCGGGGAGCGCCCGCCCGGCGGGGAGAGCCTGGCCGATGTGATCGGCCGCGTCGGCCCGGCGCTGGAGGATATGGCGGAGCAGATGCCCGGGCAGGACATCGTCATCATCGCCCATGGCGGCTCGATCCGCGCGGCGGTGGCGCATGCCATGCGGCTGGACCCGCACCAGGCCTTCCAGCTCTCCGTCAAGAACCTCTCCCTGACGCGGCTGGAGCGGCACGGCGCGGACTGGCGTGTGGCCTCGATCAACGAGGAGCCGCCGCTGACCGTGCCCTGA
- a CDS encoding lipid-binding SYLF domain-containing protein — translation MRHSISRKARGAVAALAVLLPACTGSAQGEEQALVDRSTLTVQEMLGPINGGGAQADAVALLQKARAVMVCPRIFRAGFIVGGQGGSCVLLARDGAGSWSSPAFYNLGAGSIGFQIGVQDAQVMMMILTNKGLGALLDSQFKIGADASVAVATIGGGIAGATTAAVGADIVTVARARGLYAGISLDGSIMGSNSEANRAYYGQNYSARQIVIDMAAHNPGADPLRGMLIRFGATSQPAAATPQTPAGQQPMGNYQPPSYPQGVQATPLR, via the coding sequence ATGCGGCACTCCATCTCGCGGAAGGCTCGTGGCGCGGTTGCCGCCCTGGCCGTGCTGCTGCCGGCCTGCACCGGTTCCGCGCAGGGCGAGGAGCAGGCCCTGGTCGACCGGTCAACCCTGACGGTGCAGGAGATGCTGGGCCCGATCAATGGCGGTGGCGCGCAGGCCGATGCGGTGGCCCTGCTGCAGAAGGCGAGGGCCGTCATGGTCTGCCCGCGCATCTTCCGGGCCGGCTTCATCGTCGGCGGGCAGGGCGGCTCCTGCGTGCTGCTGGCGCGGGACGGAGCGGGGTCCTGGTCCTCGCCAGCCTTCTACAATCTTGGCGCCGGCAGCATCGGCTTCCAGATCGGCGTGCAGGACGCGCAGGTCATGATGATGATCCTGACCAACAAGGGCCTGGGCGCGCTGCTGGACAGCCAGTTCAAGATCGGCGCGGATGCCTCGGTCGCCGTCGCCACCATCGGCGGCGGCATCGCCGGGGCCACCACGGCAGCGGTGGGCGCGGATATCGTGACGGTGGCGCGGGCCCGCGGCCTCTATGCCGGCATCTCGCTGGACGGCTCGATCATGGGCAGCAACAGCGAGGCCAACCGGGCCTATTACGGCCAGAACTATTCGGCGCGGCAGATCGTCATCGACATGGCCGCGCATAATCCCGGGGCCGACCCGCTGCGCGGTATGCTGATCCGCTTCGGCGCCACCAGCCAGCCCGCCGCCGCGACGCCGCAGACCCCGGCCGGGCAGCAGCCCATGGGGAACTACCAGCCGCCCAGCTATCCCCAGGGCGTGCAGGCCACGCCTCTTCGCTGA